In Thermodesulfobacteriota bacterium, one DNA window encodes the following:
- the acd gene encoding glutaryl-CoA dehydrogenase Acd has product MDFDLTEEQLAMQKLARDFAEKEIAPVVDADEKAHRFQREIVRKMGELGFLGCPIPEEYGGSGVGFLGHAIVTEEIARVSGSLRAPFNMQTMGTSMTILKFGNEEQKKKYIPKLVSAEWLGAFAITEPNAGSDVASMKTTAVEKGDHFVLNGTKTWITYATVADVAVMFAYTDRSLKHKGMSAFVMDMKSPGISTPEIADKFGWHACPTGEVIMEDVKVPKENLLGKIGQGFAIVMADLDCTRLSCAAGAVGVAQACIDACVKYCNEREQFGQLIGNFQMNQEVIADMVVGTEAARLLTYRCAVQKDQGRRNTLETSMAKYFATENGVKAADQAIKLYGAYGISGEYPAERYYREAKIYQIVEGAANIQKTIIGLDALGYRKANG; this is encoded by the coding sequence ATGGATTTTGATCTTACGGAAGAACAGTTGGCGATGCAGAAATTGGCAAGAGACTTTGCAGAGAAAGAGATTGCACCTGTGGTTGATGCTGATGAAAAAGCCCACAGGTTTCAGAGGGAGATTGTAAGAAAGATGGGGGAGTTGGGGTTCTTGGGCTGTCCTATTCCTGAGGAGTACGGTGGTTCCGGTGTAGGATTTTTGGGGCATGCCATAGTAACAGAGGAGATTGCGAGAGTCAGCGGTTCCCTGAGAGCCCCTTTTAATATGCAAACCATGGGTACTTCTATGACAATACTGAAGTTTGGAAATGAGGAACAGAAGAAGAAGTATATTCCCAAATTGGTGAGCGCCGAATGGTTAGGTGCCTTTGCCATTACTGAACCAAATGCAGGGTCAGATGTGGCATCAATGAAGACAACTGCTGTGGAAAAAGGAGATCATTTTGTTCTAAATGGCACAAAGACATGGATTACCTATGCTACGGTTGCGGATGTAGCCGTGATGTTCGCCTATACAGACAGGAGCCTTAAACACAAAGGCATGTCTGCATTTGTAATGGATATGAAGTCTCCAGGTATTTCAACCCCTGAAATTGCTGATAAGTTTGGATGGCATGCCTGTCCTACAGGCGAGGTTATTATGGAAGATGTAAAGGTTCCAAAAGAAAACCTGCTGGGAAAAATAGGCCAGGGTTTTGCTATAGTTATGGCTGACCTCGACTGTACTCGCCTGAGCTGTGCTGCTGGGGCAGTTGGAGTTGCTCAGGCATGTATAGATGCCTGTGTAAAATACTGCAATGAGAGGGAACAGTTCGGGCAGCTTATCGGTAACTTTCAGATGAACCAAGAGGTAATAGCCGACATGGTTGTGGGGACTGAAGCCGCCAGGTTACTGACTTACAGGTGTGCTGTTCAGAAAGACCAGGGACGGCGTAATACCCTGGAGACCAGTATGGCAAAGTACTTTGCAACGGAGAACGGCGTAAAGGCAGCTGATCAGGCCATAAAGCTCTATGGAGCTTATGGAATTTCAGGAGAGTACCCTGCAGAGAGGTACTACAGGGAAGCAAAGATTTACCAGATAGTGGAGGGAGCCGCCAACATACAGAAGACAATAATAGGCTTGGATGCCCTTGGATACAGAAAAGCTAATGGCTAG
- a CDS encoding prenyltransferase: MMKEPKYLLGPMRFPFLILTPACVFLGFGTAIWRTHEVNIFYLVLALVGAVCAHISVNALNEYFDFRSGLDFKTERTPFSGGSGTLPEKPDMARSALKTGLITFTITGMIGVYFVYIRGLLLLPLGILGLITIFTYTIWITRYPILCLIAPGLGFGTFMVMGTDFVLTGQYSWTAFIASLVPFFLVSDLLLLNQFPDTEADQSIGRKHFPILVGRQTSSLIYGIFLLSAYLSIIFGVNLGYLPKISLVGLATIVIAVPAFVGAFRHAEDIKKLTPYMGLNVIINIATPVLVATGLFIG, translated from the coding sequence ATGATGAAGGAACCAAAATACCTATTAGGGCCAATGCGCTTCCCTTTTCTTATCTTAACACCAGCCTGCGTTTTTTTGGGGTTTGGAACTGCCATCTGGAGAACCCATGAGGTAAACATCTTTTACCTTGTTTTAGCCTTAGTTGGGGCTGTTTGTGCACACATCAGTGTCAATGCTCTTAATGAATACTTTGATTTCAGGAGTGGTTTAGACTTCAAAACAGAGCGAACTCCCTTCAGCGGCGGCAGCGGAACCCTGCCTGAAAAGCCTGACATGGCACGTTCAGCTTTGAAGACAGGACTGATAACCTTTACCATTACAGGCATGATTGGGGTATACTTTGTTTATATAAGGGGTTTATTGCTTTTACCATTGGGCATTCTTGGACTGATAACCATATTTACCTATACTATCTGGATTACCCGTTATCCAATTTTGTGCCTGATTGCCCCGGGGTTGGGCTTTGGGACGTTTATGGTAATGGGTACGGACTTTGTCCTTACAGGCCAATATTCATGGACAGCGTTTATTGCCTCACTCGTGCCATTCTTTTTGGTAAGCGACCTCTTGCTTTTGAACCAATTCCCCGACACCGAGGCAGATCAGAGCATAGGCAGAAAACACTTTCCCATTCTTGTTGGCAGACAAACCAGCAGCCTTATCTACGGGATATTTCTCCTGTCAGCATATCTGTCTATCATATTTGGTGTTAACCTTGGATACCTGCCCAAAATCAGCCTCGTAGGGCTTGCTACAATTGTTATAGCTGTGCCTGCCTTTGTTGGTGCATTTCGACATGCTGAAGACATAAAGAAGCTAACGCCTTATATGGGTTTGAACGTGATCATAAACATAGCAACGCCGGTACTGGTTGCTACAGGACTGTTTATTGGATAG
- the ilvE gene encoding branched-chain-amino-acid transaminase, which produces MNNYVYLNGDFVSKEEAKISVFDRGFLYGDGLFETMRAYSGRVFMLDGHLSRLFDSLDKLRIPLRKDKEELKSDIDRLIELNRLSDAYIRLTVSRGLHRDTLTFNDSYDPTVVIMAKEISPYPQEYYTQGVNVIISGIRQNSFSPLPQHKSLSYLNNILAKEEARIKGAFEAILLNSEGEVTEGATSNVFTVKSEKIFTPPVSSHLLPGVTRKAVLGIIHELNLEVAEKKIVPYELFTSDEVFLTNSIMEVMPVVEVNNKKIKDGSPGPIYKSIAKAYRELIG; this is translated from the coding sequence ATGAACAATTACGTATATCTGAACGGGGATTTTGTGTCAAAGGAAGAAGCTAAAATCTCTGTGTTCGACAGGGGATTTTTATACGGAGATGGATTATTTGAGACTATGAGGGCATATTCGGGCAGGGTCTTTATGCTGGACGGACATCTCTCACGATTATTCGACTCCCTTGATAAGCTACGGATTCCTCTCAGGAAGGATAAAGAAGAACTGAAATCGGATATAGACAGATTGATAGAACTCAACCGCTTATCCGATGCCTATATAAGACTTACTGTGTCCAGGGGGCTCCACCGTGACACTCTGACTTTCAATGACAGCTATGACCCCACTGTTGTCATCATGGCAAAGGAAATCTCCCCATATCCTCAAGAATACTATACTCAAGGTGTTAATGTAATAATATCAGGCATCAGACAGAATTCATTTTCTCCTTTGCCCCAGCATAAATCCTTGAGCTACCTTAACAACATCCTGGCAAAGGAAGAAGCCAGAATAAAAGGGGCATTTGAAGCTATCTTATTGAATTCTGAGGGAGAAGTAACAGAGGGTGCTACAAGCAATGTCTTTACAGTAAAGTCTGAGAAGATTTTTACCCCCCCTGTTTCAAGCCATTTATTACCTGGTGTAACAAGGAAGGCAGTACTGGGTATTATTCATGAATTAAACCTCGAGGTAGCTGAAAAGAAAATTGTACCATATGAACTCTTCACCTCGGATGAGGTATTCTTGACAAATTCTATAATGGAAGTAATGCCGGTTGTTGAAGTAAATAATAAAAAGATAAAGGACGGCAGCCCCGGTCCGATATATAAAAGTATAGCTAAGGCATATAGGGAGCTGATAGGATAG
- a CDS encoding 6-phosphofructokinase: protein MIEKCRILVVENDVETRKMYMNQLGKKKDYLLWEAKSSKEAVKISEKAVPDIVICSLKMPGIDARDLCKRLKDDPDSPYSGIYFIVTAPLEEKGEMIKFMNEGADDYLTKPVDAGELQVRLRIAQKVISKIKKSAFEWKKMFSEFDVLLIQDGGCAPGYNSVTAFITQHLEDQGREVYAAREGFKSLVLGGDDDFIRLVYDPVLFKKLDHVTGVYHAAPLSEARGAMLRSERYNEFKNKGMAEKAAITVKKKKAKSIIAIGGDGTLKGLCSLCEFIPASVQTFFIPVTIDSDLSGTDCIGQHTGIEVGSEKIRSYMADARTHKRVYIVEMMGARGGFHALNSCLGARAHLAVLPSSEIDHKKVADAINKREECVIVVAEGYKRDEREAKGEKMNAAEYFYEELKQTGIKINKRVVCEPFSRDIRGAAPNNQDITLAQRMAYNVASYLKVGTSRLMPAVLSGREYAIPFHMIKTDNEVSKDLMALSDRLTGQIAA, encoded by the coding sequence ATGATAGAAAAGTGTCGCATTTTAGTGGTGGAAAATGATGTAGAAACACGAAAAATGTATATGAATCAACTTGGAAAAAAAAAGGATTACTTATTATGGGAAGCAAAGAGTAGTAAAGAGGCAGTAAAGATATCGGAAAAGGCAGTCCCCGATATTGTTATCTGCTCTCTTAAAATGCCAGGAATAGACGCAAGAGACTTGTGCAAACGTTTGAAAGACGATCCTGATTCCCCGTATTCCGGGATATATTTCATAGTAACAGCCCCCTTAGAGGAGAAGGGGGAGATGATTAAATTTATGAACGAAGGAGCAGATGACTATTTAACTAAGCCAGTTGATGCCGGGGAGCTTCAAGTAAGGCTTAGGATAGCTCAGAAGGTGATATCTAAGATTAAAAAGTCAGCCTTTGAATGGAAAAAGATGTTCTCTGAGTTTGATGTTTTGCTTATACAGGACGGCGGATGTGCCCCGGGATATAATTCTGTTACTGCTTTTATAACCCAACATCTGGAAGATCAGGGAAGAGAAGTCTATGCTGCCAGGGAAGGCTTTAAATCATTGGTACTGGGAGGGGACGATGATTTTATACGCTTAGTGTATGACCCTGTTCTTTTCAAGAAACTGGATCATGTCACTGGAGTTTACCATGCGGCTCCCCTTTCTGAAGCCAGGGGTGCAATGTTGAGGAGTGAGCGATACAATGAGTTTAAAAATAAAGGGATGGCAGAAAAAGCTGCCATAACAGTCAAAAAGAAAAAGGCAAAAAGCATAATTGCCATTGGCGGCGATGGTACGCTTAAAGGGTTGTGCTCACTGTGCGAGTTTATTCCGGCTTCTGTTCAAACATTTTTTATCCCAGTAACAATCGATAGTGATTTATCCGGAACCGATTGTATAGGACAGCATACAGGGATAGAGGTTGGTTCTGAAAAGATAAGGTCATATATGGCAGATGCAAGAACCCATAAAAGAGTTTACATTGTAGAGATGATGGGCGCCCGAGGCGGATTCCATGCTTTGAATTCTTGCCTTGGAGCACGTGCCCACCTGGCTGTTCTTCCCAGTAGCGAAATAGACCATAAAAAGGTAGCAGATGCAATTAATAAGAGAGAAGAGTGCGTAATTGTTGTAGCTGAGGGCTATAAGAGGGATGAAAGGGAAGCAAAAGGGGAAAAGATGAATGCAGCAGAATATTTTTACGAGGAACTGAAACAGACAGGTATAAAGATCAATAAAAGAGTGGTGTGTGAGCCTTTCTCAAGAGACATCAGGGGTGCAGCACCTAATAATCAGGACATTACGCTCGCCCAAAGAATGGCTTACAATGTTGCTTCCTATTTAAAGGTTGGCACCTCCCGGTTAATGCCGGCTGTACTTTCAGGAAGGGAGTATGCAATACCTTTCCACATGATAAAAACAGACAATGAAGTGTCTAAAGACCTCATGGCACTCTCTGATAGATTAACAGGGCAAATTGCTGCATGA
- a CDS encoding FAD-dependent oxidoreductase gives MDKLFEKARIGNMELKNRIIMPAMGLNYTDNESVTQRMIDFFIERAKGGVGLIISAGGYIEPRGRSMPTLLSIAEDKFIPGLKKLTSSVHKHGAKIGIQIYHGGKYAPSSLIGEQPISASAVLSNLTGEIPRELSISEIKEIVTCFAQAVKRAQEAGFDAVEFNCCSGYLIREFLSPVSNKRIDQYGGEIENRLRFLLEIIEQTRKEAGRDYPLICRISADEFLDGGNTLKEGKVIARELEKAGIDAISVTGGGHETDVPLTTGSVPHGAFLYLARGIKEEVEIPVIGSGRINDPIFAEKILSDGIADFVAIGRPLLADPEFPNKAREGRYEEIRKCVACHQGCFDNVFSLKPVTCMLNPSVGREKEFEIRPAGRKKKVMVIGGGPGGMEAARVLGLRGHDVSLYESREALGGQLNFAAVPPGKEEFENITRYFSRQLEKLNVKLFLEKDVTQSMVKNLKPGAVVISTGASPKLPDIPGIKRDNVFTAKEVLAGRARIGKRIVIAGGGAIGCETALFLATKGTVTPDAAVFLSSYGALDPETAVSLTRRGKDITIVEMFKKIGRDIGKTSLWVMRKRLKNHGINIVTEAKVEEITENGVKIKKGDYQELLEADTIVLAVGSESDNKLFNELQGEVKELYAIGDCKEPRKALDAIYEGAVIGRQI, from the coding sequence GTGGACAAATTATTCGAGAAAGCCCGTATCGGTAATATGGAATTAAAAAACAGAATCATTATGCCTGCAATGGGTTTGAATTATACGGATAATGAATCTGTTACCCAGAGAATGATAGATTTCTTCATTGAAAGGGCAAAAGGAGGGGTGGGGCTGATTATATCTGCAGGGGGGTATATTGAGCCGAGAGGCAGAAGTATGCCAACCCTCCTTAGTATTGCTGAGGACAAATTCATCCCAGGTTTAAAAAAATTGACCAGTTCTGTGCATAAACATGGAGCTAAGATCGGCATTCAAATATATCATGGGGGTAAATATGCCCCCTCGTCACTTATAGGGGAGCAACCAATATCTGCTTCTGCTGTTTTGTCTAATCTTACCGGAGAAATCCCAAGAGAACTATCAATATCAGAGATTAAGGAAATTGTTACTTGCTTTGCCCAGGCAGTTAAGAGGGCACAGGAAGCAGGCTTTGATGCCGTCGAATTTAACTGTTGTTCCGGTTATCTTATAAGGGAATTTTTATCGCCTGTTAGTAATAAAAGGATAGATCAATACGGGGGTGAGATAGAAAACAGATTGAGATTCCTCCTGGAAATAATTGAGCAAACAAGAAAAGAGGCAGGAAGGGATTATCCCCTGATATGCAGAATTTCAGCAGACGAGTTTCTGGACGGAGGCAATACTCTGAAAGAGGGGAAGGTTATCGCAAGGGAGCTCGAAAAGGCAGGGATAGATGCGATAAGTGTAACAGGGGGTGGTCACGAAACAGATGTGCCTTTAACCACAGGTTCAGTCCCCCATGGTGCTTTCCTGTATCTTGCCAGAGGGATTAAAGAGGAGGTGGAGATTCCGGTTATTGGCTCAGGGAGGATTAATGATCCGATATTTGCAGAAAAGATACTGAGTGATGGGATAGCAGATTTTGTGGCGATTGGAAGGCCACTTCTTGCTGACCCGGAGTTTCCCAATAAGGCGAGGGAAGGAAGATATGAAGAGATTAGGAAGTGTGTAGCCTGCCATCAGGGTTGTTTTGATAATGTATTTTCTCTTAAACCTGTCACCTGTATGCTGAATCCAAGCGTTGGAAGGGAGAAGGAGTTCGAGATAAGACCAGCCGGCAGGAAGAAGAAGGTTATGGTAATTGGAGGAGGCCCCGGGGGTATGGAGGCGGCAAGAGTATTGGGTCTCAGAGGCCATGATGTTTCACTATATGAGAGTAGAGAAGCACTTGGCGGTCAGTTGAATTTCGCTGCTGTTCCTCCCGGGAAAGAGGAATTCGAAAATATAACCAGATATTTTTCAAGACAATTGGAAAAGCTGAATGTAAAGCTATTCCTTGAAAAAGATGTAACTCAGTCAATGGTTAAAAACTTGAAACCTGGTGCTGTAGTAATTTCGACCGGTGCATCACCCAAACTGCCTGATATCCCCGGAATAAAGCGTGATAATGTTTTCACAGCCAAAGAAGTCCTTGCAGGAAGGGCAAGAATAGGGAAAAGAATCGTAATTGCAGGCGGAGGGGCAATTGGGTGTGAAACAGCCCTCTTTTTAGCCACGAAGGGTACTGTTACCCCTGATGCTGCTGTATTCTTAAGTTCCTATGGTGCCTTGGACCCTGAAACTGCTGTATCTTTAACCAGAAGAGGGAAGGATATAACAATTGTCGAGATGTTTAAAAAGATCGGCAGGGATATAGGTAAGACGTCCCTCTGGGTAATGAGAAAGCGGCTAAAGAATCATGGTATTAATATAGTAACTGAGGCAAAGGTTGAAGAGATAACAGAAAACGGGGTGAAGATCAAAAAGGGAGACTATCAGGAGTTGTTAGAGGCTGATACCATAGTGCTTGCTGTTGGTTCAGAGTCGGACAATAAACTCTTTAACGAGTTGCAGGGAGAGGTAAAGGAGCTTTATGCCATTGGCGATTGCAAAGAACCAAGGAAGGCTTTAGACGCAATATACGAAGGGGCAGTTATTGGCAGACAGATATGA
- a CDS encoding methylmalonyl-CoA mutase family protein → MEDKFEKLEKAYYEGAKRLKTWSGFPVKEVYTPEDLSGIDYSKDIGNPGDYPYTRGIHSDMFRGRVWTKRELCGFGTPADTNKRLKYLTEEGQSGLNFINDLPTALGIDSDHPSAEGEIGVIGVPLSSLKDMETLMEGIPIDKVSVSIVVSTCTAPIVLAQYIALAEKRGVDISRVRGTIQNEPLKGRYCGYAPNTAHTDLCLQSAVDIIEYCTKNMPNWYTTNVNLYDLRETGINACQEIGFGFSMAIAYIRAVLKRGLKIDEFTPRMAFYCSSHIDFFEEIAKLRAARRLWAKIMKEKFQAKDPGSMKFRFGVHTAGCSLVPQQPMNNIIRVAYEALAAVLSGVQSLHCCSYDEPIALPTEEAHRIALRTQQVLAYETGVVNVADPLAGSYYIENLTNMIEEEATRIINEIEEMGGITAAMDSKWLDNEIEKAAYKYQKEIDSKDRIVVGVNEFIIPPEEDIEGAVHKISGEAAKTQIEGIRKLRKTRDNEKLKETLMQLGKVAEKRSGENLLPFIIDAVKAYATIGEINGTIREAFGYHYDTMGVLSSPF, encoded by the coding sequence ATGGAGGACAAGTTTGAGAAGTTAGAAAAGGCGTATTACGAAGGGGCGAAACGCTTAAAGACCTGGTCCGGTTTTCCTGTGAAAGAAGTTTATACCCCTGAGGACCTCAGTGGAATTGACTATTCCAAAGATATAGGTAATCCTGGTGATTATCCCTACACAAGAGGTATCCATTCAGACATGTTCAGGGGCAGGGTCTGGACCAAGCGGGAGCTTTGCGGGTTTGGGACCCCTGCAGATACAAACAAGAGGCTTAAATATCTGACAGAGGAAGGACAGAGTGGTTTGAATTTTATCAATGATCTGCCTACTGCCCTCGGGATAGACTCTGACCATCCATCGGCAGAAGGAGAGATCGGAGTTATTGGTGTTCCTCTCTCTTCCCTGAAGGATATGGAGACTCTCATGGAAGGGATACCCATCGATAAAGTCAGTGTATCCATAGTTGTTTCCACATGTACTGCCCCCATCGTGCTGGCTCAATATATAGCCCTTGCAGAGAAGAGAGGGGTTGATATATCCAGGGTAAGGGGAACCATTCAAAATGAACCCTTAAAAGGTCGGTACTGCGGGTATGCTCCCAACACAGCCCATACGGACCTCTGCCTTCAGTCGGCAGTTGATATAATAGAATACTGTACGAAAAATATGCCCAATTGGTATACGACAAATGTGAATTTATACGACCTGAGGGAAACAGGGATAAATGCCTGTCAGGAGATCGGATTTGGGTTTTCTATGGCAATAGCATACATCAGGGCGGTCCTGAAGCGAGGGCTGAAAATAGATGAATTTACCCCCAGGATGGCATTTTATTGTTCTTCTCACATAGACTTTTTTGAGGAAATAGCTAAGCTGAGAGCGGCAAGAAGGCTTTGGGCAAAGATAATGAAGGAGAAATTTCAGGCAAAGGATCCAGGGTCGATGAAATTCAGGTTCGGGGTTCATACTGCTGGCTGTTCACTGGTTCCCCAGCAGCCCATGAATAATATCATTCGGGTTGCTTACGAGGCGCTGGCAGCTGTTCTCAGCGGAGTCCAGTCTTTACACTGCTGTTCTTATGACGAGCCAATAGCTCTGCCTACTGAAGAGGCTCACAGGATAGCCCTCAGAACCCAGCAGGTTCTTGCTTATGAAACAGGTGTAGTCAATGTGGCCGATCCTCTGGCAGGTTCCTACTATATTGAAAACCTCACGAATATGATAGAGGAGGAGGCTACCAGGATAATCAATGAGATTGAAGAGATGGGTGGGATAACCGCTGCCATGGATAGCAAATGGCTGGATAATGAGATAGAAAAAGCAGCATACAAATACCAGAAGGAGATAGACAGCAAGGATAGGATAGTTGTTGGGGTGAATGAGTTCATAATACCACCTGAAGAGGACATAGAAGGTGCTGTCCATAAGATTTCGGGTGAAGCAGCAAAGACCCAGATTGAAGGCATCAGGAAGTTGAGGAAGACCAGGGATAACGAAAAGTTGAAAGAGACCCTGATGCAGCTTGGGAAAGTAGCAGAGAAGAGATCAGGGGAAAACCTTCTCCCCTTTATAATAGATGCAGTGAAGGCATATGCAACTATCGGTGAGATAAATGGGACAATAAGAGAGGCATTCGGTTATCATTATGATACAATGGGGGTATTGAGCTCACCCTTTTGA
- a CDS encoding ABC transporter substrate-binding protein, translating to MTRLLTIFLVMLTVICVLCIGTRQGYAGDVRGVSDDTIKIGLIGDQTGVAAPVGIPYTKATKTLFQNINDKGGINGRKIKLIVEDDHYTIPGAIAGFKKLIFRDAVLSLLFIGGTGQAFALLSQIEKHKVPVIPVSLADGLVSPVRKYVFTPTASYDDTIKLCVDYIVKDLKAKNPSIAFVYADNEFGKNGLRATEEYLTNYNLKLSSKAVINFTEIDATPQVLTLKKSDPDYIILHNAVGAVLCFFQAAKRYSLRSKVFGTFYVSDEENIKVVGDAMKDALATSPIGYWSDNTPGMAQLRKITTKYHPGTKWMIRSYSQGWLTALICAEGLKRAGKNLSPDTLVEGYETFKNFSTGEISAPISYSKNNHKGGTMSKLYKVDVKNQTFIPITDFREPAFKD from the coding sequence ATGACAAGATTGTTGACCATTTTTTTAGTTATGTTGACAGTAATTTGCGTCCTATGTATTGGTACGAGGCAGGGTTATGCAGGAGATGTCAGAGGTGTATCGGATGACACCATAAAGATTGGTTTAATTGGGGACCAGACGGGAGTGGCTGCCCCCGTTGGTATCCCCTATACCAAGGCAACAAAAACATTATTTCAAAATATCAATGATAAAGGGGGGATCAATGGCAGGAAAATAAAGCTCATTGTTGAGGATGATCATTATACAATTCCCGGTGCTATCGCTGGTTTTAAGAAACTGATCTTTAGAGATGCAGTTCTGTCCCTTCTCTTTATCGGAGGGACAGGTCAGGCATTTGCCCTTCTGAGCCAGATTGAGAAGCATAAGGTCCCTGTAATACCCGTAAGCCTTGCAGACGGACTGGTAAGTCCAGTTAGAAAATACGTATTCACACCAACGGCGAGTTATGATGACACGATAAAGCTTTGCGTAGACTATATCGTGAAGGATCTGAAGGCAAAAAACCCCAGCATAGCCTTTGTCTATGCAGACAATGAATTCGGTAAAAACGGCTTGCGGGCCACAGAAGAGTATCTTACAAACTATAACTTAAAATTGAGTAGTAAAGCAGTAATTAACTTCACCGAGATCGATGCAACCCCCCAGGTCTTGACTTTAAAGAAATCAGATCCGGATTATATAATCCTTCATAATGCCGTTGGTGCTGTTCTTTGCTTCTTTCAGGCTGCAAAGAGATATTCTTTAAGAAGCAAGGTCTTTGGGACATTTTATGTGAGTGACGAGGAGAATATAAAAGTTGTTGGAGATGCCATGAAGGATGCTTTGGCGACAAGCCCCATCGGTTACTGGAGTGATAATACCCCTGGAATGGCTCAACTGAGAAAGATTACTACGAAATATCATCCTGGGACGAAGTGGATGATAAGAAGTTACAGCCAGGGGTGGCTCACTGCACTGATCTGTGCAGAGGGGCTAAAAAGGGCAGGCAAAAACCTAAGTCCTGATACTCTGGTAGAGGGTTATGAAACCTTTAAAAACTTTAGTACCGGTGAAATTTCGGCGCCCATAAGTTACAGCAAGAATAATCATAAAGGCGGAACGATGAGCAAATTGTATAAAGTAGACGTAAAGAATCAGACTTTTATCCCGATTACTGACTTTAGAGAACCAGCTTTCAAGGATTGA
- the fabG gene encoding 3-oxoacyl-ACP reductase FabG, translated as MRLEGKVAVVTGAGQGLGRAYALEFAKQGASVVVNDVNVDNANNVVKEIEGIGKRAIAVKAGVNSREEAQKLIDTAIEKFGKVDILVNNAGITRTAMLHKMTQEEWDQVISVNLTGVYNCIRAVAPHMMERKYGKIVNVTSVAGVRGTMGQINYGAAKAGVIGITKSAARELAKYGINVNAVAPGVIETAMTEVIRTNPKFREKFISEIPLGRFGQPEDVALVAAFLASDDARYVTGQVLMVDGGIIM; from the coding sequence ATGAGACTGGAAGGGAAAGTGGCTGTTGTTACAGGTGCAGGACAGGGGCTTGGAAGGGCGTATGCTTTAGAATTTGCAAAACAGGGTGCCAGTGTTGTGGTAAATGATGTGAATGTGGATAATGCTAATAATGTAGTAAAAGAGATTGAAGGAATAGGCAAAAGGGCAATTGCTGTAAAAGCCGGTGTTAACAGCAGGGAAGAGGCTCAAAAGCTCATAGATACAGCCATAGAGAAGTTTGGCAAGGTGGATATACTTGTTAATAATGCGGGCATTACGAGGACTGCCATGCTTCACAAAATGACACAGGAAGAATGGGATCAGGTTATAAGTGTAAATTTAACAGGGGTTTACAACTGTATTCGAGCAGTTGCTCCACATATGATGGAAAGAAAGTACGGAAAGATCGTTAATGTTACCTCGGTAGCAGGTGTAAGAGGGACAATGGGACAGATTAACTATGGAGCTGCAAAGGCTGGGGTGATTGGGATCACAAAATCAGCAGCGAGAGAGCTTGCCAAATATGGAATTAATGTTAATGCGGTAGCACCTGGGGTTATTGAAACGGCTATGACAGAAGTAATCAGAACAAACCCAAAGTTCAGGGAGAAATTCATTTCTGAGATTCCTCTGGGAAGGTTTGGTCAGCCTGAAGACGTAGCACTTGTTGCTGCATTCCTGGCTTCTGACGATGCCCGCTATGTAACCGGGCAGGTATTAATGGTTGATGGCGGGATTATTATGTAA